In one Acanthochromis polyacanthus isolate Apoly-LR-REF ecotype Palm Island chromosome 20, KAUST_Apoly_ChrSc, whole genome shotgun sequence genomic region, the following are encoded:
- the LOC110948706 gene encoding gap junction delta-4 protein — protein sequence MAGSSASEVLFISVNHSITLMGKVWLIVMIFLRILILLFAGYPLYQDEQERFVCNTIQPGCANVCYDLFSPISLFRFWLVQLITLCLPYIIFVIYVVHKVSNTLTVDLNSSGRIKTFQLYKIHQESFNKMPVNQTPLVEHPGWARCFTGAYMLHLMFRTLLEAGFGAAHYYLFGFYMPRRFLCQNPPCTTQVDCYISRPTEKTVMLNFMLGVACLSLFLNMLDFICAIKRSVRQKSKRKLMVEEIFEEEQCFLSAGGASRVTDPNTSLAHQDLEVQSSQVGSFRKRRASKGSCAGGTLDSGQEPPSLEHCSLPRSIVPPTCNTNGNNGYSVSQEELPDKDGSEVALCPQEPMGTPRSIRVSKRSRLKPPPPPRRDLGLPLGVSAAPVGNASTATAICTRRAGQYVLVELGSPTELQSNDDGQDKRSEWV from the exons ATGGCAGGATCAAGTGCCTCAGAGGTCCTCTTTATCTCTGTCAATCACAGCATCACTTTGATGG GAAAGGTGTGGCTCATTGTGATGATCTTCCTCCGTATCCTGATCCTTCTCTTTGCTGGTTATCCTCTCTACCAGGACGAGCAGGAGAGATTTGTGTGTAACACTATTCAGCCGGGCTGTGCAAATGTCTGCTATGATCTGTTTTCTCCCATCTCTCTCTTCCGCTTCTGGCTGGTGCAACTCATCACCTTGTGTCTCCCATACATCATCTTTGTCATCTACGTGGTCCATAAGGTGTCAAACACCCTCACAGTTGACCTGAACTCCTCAGGACGCATCAAAACTTTTCAGCTGTACAAGATCCATCAGGAGTCCTTCAACAAGATGCCTGTGAACCAGACGCCTCTGGTTGAACATCCAGGGTGGGCTCGGTGCTTTACTGGAGCCTATATGCTCCATCTGATGTTCAGGACGCTGCTGGAAGCAGGCTTTGGAGCAGCTCACTATTACCTGTTTGGTTTCTACATGCCCAGAAGATTTCTGTGCCAGAATCCACCCTGCACCACCCAGGTGGACTGCTACATCTCCAGACCCACTGAGAAAACTGTGATGCTCAACTTTATGCTTGGTGTGGCGTGTCTGTCCTTGTTCCTAAACATGCTGGATTTCATCTGTGCCATCAAGCGCTCGGTGAGGCAGAAGAGCAAAAGAAAGTTGATGGTGGAAGAAATATTTGAGGAAGAGCAGTGTTTCCTTTCAGCTGGAGGAGCCTCCAGGGTGACTGACCCAAACACTTCCCTCGCACATCAAGATCTAGAAGTACAATCTAGTCAAGTGGGGAGTTTCAGGAAGAGGCGAGCCAGCAAGGGCTCCTGTGCAGGAGGAACTCTTGATTCAGGTCAGGAGCCTCCCTCTCTGGAGCACTGCTCTTTGCCTCGCTCTATAGTACCTCCAACCTGCAACACCAACGGGAACAACGGCTATTCAGTTTCCCAAGAGGAGCTTCCGGACAAGGATGGCAGTGAGGTGGCTCTCTGTCCTCAGGAACCCATGGGGACACCCAGATCCATTCGTGTTAGCAAACGCAGCCGACTCaaacctccacctccacccagACGGGACCTTGGACTGCCCCTTGGGGTGTCAGCAGCCCCAGTCGGGAATGCTTCCACAGCAACAGCAATCTGTACTCGGAGGGCGGGTCAGTATGTGTTGGTGGAGTTGGGCAGCCCCACAGAGCTACAGAGCAATGATGATGGGCAGGATAAGAGATCAGAGTGGGTGTGA